The Verrucomicrobiota bacterium genomic sequence CCCGAGATTGAATTCTTGTTCTTGGTCTAGCTTGGGGGGGGATTAATAACTAAAAACTTCGCCGTCCTTGAAGAAACGTTTTAATTCGATCTGGGCGTTTTCAGAGGAATCGGAGGCGTGGATGATATTTTTCATGACATCGACACCGAAATCACCGCGGATGGTGCCTTTGTCAGCTTTTGTGGAGTCTGTCGGGCCGACAAGATCCCGGATTTTTTCCACGGCGTTTTCACCTTCGAGGGCGAGGGCGACGACGGGGAAGGATTTCATAAAAGCGGCTATATCAGGGAAAAAAGGTTTAGAGGCCAAGTGGGCATAGTGTTCAGCGAGGATCGTGTCATCAAGGGAGATCATTTTGATTCCGCGAACCGTGAAACCATTGTTTTCAAAGCGTTTAATGACATCTCCGATGAGTTTTTTCTGTACACAATCGGGTTTAAGCAAAATAAGGGATTTTTCCATGGCGAAAAATAGATAATGAATTTATCTAAAGTCGCAATGCTTATTTATGGTTATTTAGCGTATCATTCCTCACACGTGTTTATCTGAAAGCCTTCAAAATTTTCCTTTGCCCAACAGCTTGACGGGGAGCCCTGCAATCGGTACTGTCCAAACCTTTACTCCGAGAAAGGTCGGCACTATGACCCCTTGCTTTCCCTAAGAGGGCGAGGTTTTTTTGTCGGTGTAAATCGCGTAATTACATTAATTTGAGAAAAAGGAGCAGTAATATGAGTACGGTTGAATTAGCCAACAGGGCGAAGATTTTGACACCTTCGAAGACATTGGCCATTGATAGCAAAGCAAAGGGCATGAAAGCCGAAGGAATTGAAGTATTTAATTTCGGAGCTGGGGAACCTGACTTTGACACTCCTGACTATATCCGTAATGCCGCTGTCGAGGCGTTAAATTCCGGATTCACTCGTTACACCCCCTCCAGTGGGATTCCTGAACTACGCCAAGCGATTGCTGATAAACTCAAAAAAGATAACGGTATCGACTATAAGGCGAACCAAGTCATCGTAAATTGCGGGGCTAAACACTCTTGCTTTAACGCGATCATGGCCACGATTAATCCCGGCGACGAAGTCATCATTCCTGCCCCTTACTGGCTCAGCTACCCTGAAATGGTCAAGCTCGCTGGTGGTGAACCCTACATGGTCCAGACGAAGGAAGAAAACGGATTTAAACTCACCGCTGATGAATTACGCGAATCCATTTCGCCCGCCTCCAAAATGGTGATCCTGAATACCCCGGGTAACCCCACCGGCGCGGTTTACACCCGTCAGGAACTCGAAGACATCGTGGAAGCTGCTTTGGAAGATGATCTCTTGATCTTGAGCGATGAAATCTATGAGAAACTTGTGTATGATGATGCTCAACATTTCAGCGTGGCCTCATTCAGCAAGGAAGCTTATGAAAGCACAATCACGATCAATGGCTTCAGCAAATCTTATGCGATGACCGGATGGCGCTTGGGTTATCTCGCCGCTCCCGAGGCGATCGCCAAATCCATCGACTCCATCCAGAGCCATAGCACATCAAATCCCACTTCCTTCGCCCAAAAGGGCGCCTTGGCTGCGCTGAAAGATTCCGCCGCCTCTGAGGAGTTTATTAATACGATGCTTGTTGAGTTTAAGAAACGCCGCCATTACATGTTTGAACGGATCAGCGCCATTGATGGTCTCTCCGTTATTAAACCCATGGGTGCTTTTTACATGCTGGTGAATATTTCTCAGTCCGGCCTGAAATCCGCCGAGTTCACCGAAAGACTCCTCGAGGAAAAGAAGGTTGCTGCTGTCCCTGGAATTGCTTTTGGTGATGATAAATACATCCGCTTGTCTTATGCCACAAGCATGCAGATCATTTCTGATGGCCTCGAAAAACTCGATGAATTCTGCCAGAGCCTGAAATAATCAGGATCAGTTCATTTTTCTCCGGAAAAATCAAAGCGCCGCAATTTGCGGCGCTTTTTTTTGTTCCAGAATATTTGATGCGAAGGAAATATTTTAGGCGCACACGGACATAGATTCTTTGGCTGGCGGGTGGGGCGCAGTCGTCTGAGGGAAACAATATGACACCAGTCAGGCACTTAGGACTTCGTGGGTCAAATGAGAGAAATGTCCGCAATGACGTGGCGGGATTACTCAGTGTGGTGCCGGGTCTCGGGCACTTTTACAAAGGATACAGGATAATGGGGCTTTCCCTGTTTTTAATCGGGATTCCGCTCGTATTTTTTGTTTCCGGGATCATGGTTTTGGCGACACTGGGGATTAGTTTGTTTTTCCCCTTCGCTTTTTGGGGATTCAATGCGTGGCATGCCTTCGAAGTAAAAGACCACAACCATCATCATTGGTTTTTATAAGCTGATGATGAGTGTGAGTGGATGAAAGCAAATTGCTGGTAAACAATTTGCACACTGGGATCGTGTCATCCCCTGACCGTTTCGACAGGAGGAGTTAAGGATATTTTCACCACGATAATCACGAAGATGGAGTATGGAGGGTCGAGATTCTCTCTCGACCCGGATCGGGTTACCACGGATCGGGCGAGCGAGCACGTCCCCGAGTGCATCCGATGGCACCCCCGCCTTAATGGAACATTTTCAGGCACCAAACGCCTTCGGGACAATTTGCGCGATAATGGCGGCGCAAGACGCGGGGACCGAGGATGCTTCCCAGTAACATTCTGGAAAAATAAGTTTCACGCAAAGTTTTTTGAATTTCCGCGTGTAGGGCGAGCGGCCCTGCTTGCCACGGGCCAGAGTTTCTCTGGTTACATCCGGCATTCGGCAAGCAGGGCCGCCTCGCTCTACAGAAAAAGGGGTTCACCACAGCATTGCTTCCCCCCCTTCGTGGTGCAATTTGCTCCTCGCAACTGGAGGGACAATCTTCCGATTATCCGGGCCGAGCATTCACTGCGGTCAGAACCATTCCGACCCCAAACGCCTTCGGGGCAATTTGCGCGAAAACGGAGATGAAAGTGGACATTCCCCGTATCCCAAAGGTGTATATCCTTACAAGAAATAGATATATATGTTATTATTAAAAAGGCACTTACAGCTCTTCATCTAATACATTCCCCTCTCCTTTCCAATACTATTAGCCTGTCCCTTATTTTAGAGGCGCCACGCGGCAGTATTTAAGGGGTGTAATCCTAGGAAATTTCGGCGCTCTCACACAAGATAAATTCGTCCGTGACCACTTGAAAAACTTCACCTTCGTGCGATGTATTTTCTTGACCGCGGTGAAGCTTATTTCTAGGGCTTCACAGCATGA encodes the following:
- the ndk gene encoding nucleoside-diphosphate kinase — encoded protein: MEKSLILLKPDCVQKKLIGDVIKRFENNGFTVRGIKMISLDDTILAEHYAHLASKPFFPDIAAFMKSFPVVALALEGENAVEKIRDLVGPTDSTKADKGTIRGDFGVDVMKNIIHASDSSENAQIELKRFFKDGEVFSY
- a CDS encoding pyridoxal phosphate-dependent aminotransferase; its protein translation is MSTVELANRAKILTPSKTLAIDSKAKGMKAEGIEVFNFGAGEPDFDTPDYIRNAAVEALNSGFTRYTPSSGIPELRQAIADKLKKDNGIDYKANQVIVNCGAKHSCFNAIMATINPGDEVIIPAPYWLSYPEMVKLAGGEPYMVQTKEENGFKLTADELRESISPASKMVILNTPGNPTGAVYTRQELEDIVEAALEDDLLILSDEIYEKLVYDDAQHFSVASFSKEAYESTITINGFSKSYAMTGWRLGYLAAPEAIAKSIDSIQSHSTSNPTSFAQKGALAALKDSAASEEFINTMLVEFKKRRHYMFERISAIDGLSVIKPMGAFYMLVNISQSGLKSAEFTERLLEEKKVAAVPGIAFGDDKYIRLSYATSMQIISDGLEKLDEFCQSLK